In a genomic window of Oncorhynchus keta strain PuntledgeMale-10-30-2019 chromosome 28, Oket_V2, whole genome shotgun sequence:
- the c1ql3a gene encoding complement C1q-like protein 3 produces the protein MVLVLVILIPVLVNSAGTSAHYEMLGTCRMVCDPYGTKSPTATADTVRADNSLMQSLPTFITGPKGEPGRPGKAGPRGIPGDQGPPGPMGPPGEKGEPGRPGLPGPPGPNAAAGAISAATYSTVPKIAFYAGLKKQHEGYEVLKFDDVVTNLGNHYDPTTGKFTCSIPGIYFFTYHVLMRGGDGTSMWADLCKNNQVRASAIAQDADQNYDYASNSAVLHLEPGDEVYIKLDGGKAHGGNNNKYSTFSGFIIYAD, from the exons ATGGTGTTAGTGCTGGTGATTCTGATCCCAGTTCTGGTTAACTCCGCTGGAACTTCAGCGCACTATGAGATGCTGGGAACCTGCAGGATGGTATGTGATCCATATGGAACCAAGTCACCGACCGCTACGGCAGACACGGTGCGAGCGGACAACAGCCTCATGCAGTCTTTACCAACTTTTATAACAGGTCCGAAAGGGGAACCGGGCCGCCCGGGGAAGGCTGGACCCAGAGGCATCCCAGGTGATCAGGGCCCGCCCGGTCCGATGGGGCCACCCGGGGAGAAGGGGGAACCGGGACGGCCTGGACTACCGGGGCCACCGGGACCCAATGCCGCGGCGGGGGCTATCAGCGCGGCTACGTACAGCACCGTTCCCAAAATCGCGTTTTACGCAGGCCTTAAAAAACAGCACGAGGGCTACGAGGTGCTGAAATTCGACGACGTGGTCACTAATCTGGGGAACCATTACGACCCCACAACCGGGAAGTTTACCTGCTCCATACCTGGGATATACTTCTTCACTTATCACGTCCTGATGCGGGGAGGGGATGGAACCAGCATGTGGGCAGATCTCTGCAAAAACAATCAG GTTCGAGCCAGTGCCATAGCCCAGGACGCTGACCAGAACTATGATTATGCCAGTAACAGTGCCGTGCTGCATCTGGAGCCTGGAGACGAGGTCTACATCAAACTGGACGGGGGCAAGGCCCACGGGGGCAACAACAACAAGTACAGCACCTTCTCTGGATTCATCATCTACGCAGATTAG